One stretch of Eupeodes corollae chromosome 2, idEupCoro1.1, whole genome shotgun sequence DNA includes these proteins:
- the LOC129944031 gene encoding transcription factor mef2A, giving the protein MSSAVESFGPASAAAAHPYAHHNPYAIAAAAAAAGSAAAAAAAVIPSHHHHHHLHHHHQSIKAEPGLDHQFVINHSSIYNNISVSAANSHISNSILGNGSGSDLFLPPPRPPTLSLTTSSLSSSPLSSTSLSSSANTNLLPTPLALSSKTSLTQERPNSPQNRSPRSTKASNFQGQDSICPNNNNMSSAEFARPHPKQPRYNNSNNNNNNNNVNTTNNNNSHVSYNNNAIPLHLRSTNKTGTNLSKGYNLNNNNNCLNNNNNVSASDKNSNNGSIKLSNNNNNNNHLIEKSSSVAMPRAKYSNEQSGPVNLVTTNNINLMNQYNNSNNTSNSCRTPPSSIPPEVTQVSPSSSESSDCSRKSAKSSEMYPLKMPFRGQSLTVTSDPAIAAAACAAAYQYNYPHIYASRALYGTSALFPGHHALVHHNTLRPCPTYLGGQHEAFSPYLQVDRLYQNSVPTNVAPPPPSAIGLLRTTNSQVLLNNNNSNNNGISVVASKPSSPLERNSSYPPPSNPKDINNMNGTYLNGKVNTSPAAPESVSGFKVPSGKEGSLKHRILTRPAPSDRESSKRRSPITAAVVKTNSNSSTSNFTKGAFIELANGALRRVEDMRTEDFIQSAEKSAFHQLAESTVVKIIPTQSSVIITFSYDKNRSKADVEVSQEHPFFVYGQGWASCNPDLTLKSFGLKCQRLQVGDICISLISKEQQQQQHTPQDKHHHHQSQITAANISNNNHQAPSQNFDKSEPISLPQNLSRKLQQPPAPAPAPPTSADNSIPLNNVVSNRLASMGAPTYIPNSLPQHHPYNEESAAAAAYENTISRHHEFYQPPLHLHHPYHRLLGHHTEVTSRLSLPPPPPPPQSHSAPVQKSRPPSNQSSYYPEPHHSPPSSSSNSAAQNSCSTETQQQPVDASLSRKRRWSAPESICDDDENECQPPTAPRLSSNVNAYNS; this is encoded by the exons ATGTCATCAGCTGTTGAGAGTTTTGGACCTGCATCAGCTGCGGCCGCACATCCATATGCTCATCATAATCCTTATGCAATTGCTGCAGCCGCCGCAGCCGCTGGTTCAGCTGCAGCAGCAGCTGCAGCTGTGATTCCTTCGCACCATCATCACCACCATCTACACCATCACCATCAGTCAATTAAAGCAGAACCCGGGCTTGACCATCAATTTGTCATAAATCATAGctcaatttataataatattagtGTTTCTGCCGCAAATAGTCATATTTCCAATTCAATTTTGGGAAACGGCAGCGGCAGTGATCTCTTCCTGCCACCACCACGGCCACCAACATTATCGCTGACCACATCGTCATTGTCATCATCGCCGTTGTCTTCAACGTCGTTGTCTTCGTCAGCCAACACCAATTTACTGCCTACTCCATTAGCCCTCTCGTCCAAGACGTCCTTAACACAGGAGCGGCCAAATTCACCACAAAATAGATCTCCACGCTCCACGAAAGCGTCAAATTTTCAAGGTCAAGACAGCATTTGCCCCAATAACAATAACATGTCATCGGCGGAGTTTGCTCGACCACACCCTAAACAACCCCGTTATAAcaatagcaacaacaacaacaacaataataatgtaAATACAACCAACAACAATAATAGCCATGTTAGCTACAACAACAATGCCATTCCATTACATTTGcgttcaacaaataaaacaggGACTAATCTTAGCAAAGGTTACAacctcaacaacaacaataactgtttgaacaacaacaacaatgtgTCGGCAAGTGATAAAAATAGTAATAACGGTAGTATTAAATTaagcaacaataacaacaacaacaaccacctGATAGAGAAATCCTCTTCAGTTGCAATGCCTCGAGCAAAATACTCAAATGAACAGTCAGGACCTGTAAATTTAGTCACAACCAATAacattaatttgatgaatcaaTACAACAACAGCAATAACACAAGCAACAGTTGTAGAACTCCCCCAAGTTCAATACCACCAGAAGTCACTCAAGTCTCGCCGTCGTCTTCGGAGTCAAGCGATTGCAGTCGGAAGTCTGCTAAGTCATCCGAGATGTACCCACTGAAGATGCCATTTAGAGGGCAATCACTAACTGTGACAAGTGATCCAGCAATTGCGGCGGCTGCATGCGCTGCGGCTTACCAGTATAACTATCCTCATATATATGCCAGTAGGGCCCTCTATGG gaCATCAGCTCTCTTCCCGGGACACCATGCACTTGTTCACCACAATACCTTAAGACCTTGTCCAACCTATTTGGGCGGCCAACACGAAGCTTTCTCACCTTACCTCCAGGTGGATAGACTATATCAGAATAGCGTTCCAACCAATGTAGCACCCCCACCACCGAGTGCCATCGGCCTCCTCCGAACAACAAATTCACAAGTGcttttaaacaacaacaacagcaacaacaatggAATATCTGTTGTTGCATCGAAGCCTTCCAGTCCTTTGGAACGTAACTCCTCTTATCCGCCACCTAGCAACCCAAAGGACATCAACAACATGAATGGCACTTATTTAAATGGCAAAGTAAACACTTCACCAGCAGCGCCCGAATCTGTCAGTGGATTTAAAGTGCCCAGCGGGAAGGAGGGATCTCTTAAGCATAGAATTCTTACAAGGCCAGCGCCATCTGATAGAGAGTCATCAAAACGAAGGTCACCAATAACTGCTGCTGTTGTAAA AACAAATAGCAACAGTTCAACTAGTAACTTTACCAAAGGCGCCTTTATTGAACTAGCCAATGGCGCCCTACGAAGAGTAGAAGATATGAGAACTGAGGACTTCATTCAGTCGGCGGAAAAAAGTGCGTTCCATCAGTTGGCTGAATCTACTGTGGTGAAGATTATTCCAACACAAAGCAGTGTGATAATCACGTTTAGCTACGATAAAAATCGCTCAAAG gCCGACGTCGAAGTATCGCAAGAACATCCATTTTTCGTCTACGGCCAAGGTTGGGCGTCATGCAATCCCGATCTAACTCTCAAGtcttttggtttaaaatgtCAGCGACTTCAAGTTGGTGATATTTGCATTTCTTTGATATCGAAagaacagcagcagcagcaacatacCCCTCAAGAcaaacaccatcatcatcagagtCAAATTACTGCCGCCAACATCAGTAATAATAATCATCAAGCTCCGTcccaaaattttgacaaaagcGAACCCATATCGCTTCCGCAGAATCTGTCCAGAAAATTGCAGCAACCACCAGCACCTGCACCAGCACCACCAACTTCAGCTGATAACTCAATTCCCTTAAATAATGTAGTGAGCAATAGACTTGCAAGCATGGGAGCTCCAACCTACATACCCAACTCCCTACCCCAACATCATCCCTATAATGAGgaatcagcagcagcagcagcttaCGAAAACACGATCTCCAGGCACCATGAATTTTATCAGCCTCcacttcatcttcatcatcctTATCACCGGCTTCTGGGACACCACACTGAGGTCACATCGAGACTATCTCTGCCcccaccgccaccaccaccacaaTCCCATTCCGCCCCAGTGCAAAAATCCCGCCCACCATCCAACCAATCCTCCTATTATCCGGAGCCTCATCATTCACCTCCCAGTTCCAGCTCTAACTCCGCTGCACAAAACAGCTGCAGTACTGAAACGCAACAACAGCCAGTCGACGCTTCCTTATCTCGCAAACGGCGGTGGTCAGCACCCGAGAGTATTTGTGACGATGACGAGAACGAATGCCAACCGCCAACGGCCCCAAGACTTTCATCAAACGTAAACGCTTACAATTCCTAG